One genomic segment of Dysosmobacter sp. Marseille-Q4140 includes these proteins:
- a CDS encoding ABC transporter permease → MKKNSGKELLQKLGTLLALVILIIIFCALMPDKFPKLSNIMNILKQASINCLIAAGMLCALITAGIDLSVGSNCVLCTCTIGVMVQNFGITNPVALIVVGLAVSTFAGFMNGTLLTRLDLPHPFVSTLGMKNVLWGVALVITGSKSIAFTNTGVDGLMWIGSGSVLKFGSFPGIPFSFILVLVVFAIFHVFLTRSALGRQIYCVGGNPEAARLSGIPSKNVLTFVYALSGFTAGLAGVVSVGRLASANGNAGSTYDTDAIAACIIGGASFTGGKGTIWGTLIGALLMAVIRNGLNLMGAQTNVQYIVIGAVIILAVTIDVFRNKAEAKARKMAAQ, encoded by the coding sequence ATGAAAAAGAATTCTGGGAAAGAGCTTCTGCAAAAGCTGGGCACTCTGCTGGCCCTGGTCATTCTGATCATCATCTTCTGTGCCCTGATGCCGGATAAGTTCCCGAAGCTCAGCAACATTATGAACATCCTGAAGCAGGCGTCCATCAACTGCCTGATCGCCGCCGGTATGCTGTGCGCCCTGATCACCGCCGGCATCGACCTGTCCGTGGGCTCCAACTGCGTGCTGTGCACCTGCACCATCGGCGTCATGGTCCAGAACTTCGGCATCACCAACCCCGTGGCTCTGATCGTGGTTGGCCTGGCTGTGAGCACCTTCGCCGGCTTCATGAACGGCACGCTGCTCACCCGTCTGGATCTGCCCCATCCCTTCGTTTCCACTCTGGGTATGAAGAACGTGCTGTGGGGCGTTGCCCTGGTCATCACCGGCTCCAAGTCCATCGCCTTCACCAACACTGGCGTGGACGGCCTGATGTGGATTGGCAGCGGCTCCGTGCTCAAGTTCGGCAGCTTCCCCGGCATCCCCTTCAGCTTCATTCTGGTGCTGGTGGTGTTCGCTATCTTCCACGTGTTCCTGACCCGGTCTGCTCTGGGCCGTCAGATTTACTGCGTGGGCGGCAACCCCGAGGCTGCCCGGCTGTCCGGTATCCCCTCCAAGAACGTGCTGACCTTCGTGTATGCCCTCTCCGGCTTCACTGCGGGTCTTGCCGGTGTGGTGTCCGTGGGCCGTCTGGCCTCCGCCAACGGCAATGCCGGCTCCACCTACGATACCGACGCCATCGCGGCCTGCATCATCGGCGGCGCCTCCTTCACCGGCGGCAAGGGCACCATCTGGGGCACCCTGATCGGCGCTCTGCTGATGGCCGTTATCCGCAACGGCCTGAACCTGATGGGTGCTCAGACCAACGTGCAGTACATCGTCATCGGCGCCGTCATCATCCTGGCGGTCACCATCGACGTGTTCCGCAACAAGGCTGAGGCCAAGGCCCGGAAGATGGCTGCTCAGTAA
- a CDS encoding sugar ABC transporter ATP-binding protein: MSEYVVELKNITKRFPGVVALKNMSIGIRPGEIHGLIGENGAGKSTLIKVLTGVHTPEEGEIFVDGQKKAFRNPVQSREAGIACVYQELNIVKQLSVTDNVFMGRAIKKNGLLDYPRMHAEAEAALKTLGHPEINVRMESGKLGVGQQQMVEIAKAVSLDAKLIIMDEPTSSLGKEEIAQLMETVRGLKAKGVAILFVSHKLEELFELCDRVTVMRDGEHIVTEDIGNMTEDSLINAMVGRTLDNLYPKEFGVKGDVWLEGRNLNEAGVLHDVSFQAHAGQITGFAGLVGAGRTETMRAVFGADKLDSGEVYVKGEKVHIRSPKDAIQKKIAFLTEDRKGQGLVLSLDVRTNLILANMKGFSNGPFLNKSKIEASGRENVEALKIKTPSLDEVTAQLSGGNQQKVVIGKWVNTDADIFIFDEPTRGIDVGAKIEVYRVMNDLVKAGKCVIMVSSELPEILAMSDHVVVMRGGRVMANIDRDTPHFNSEDIMKAAWGGELD; this comes from the coding sequence ATGAGTGAGTATGTGGTCGAGCTAAAAAACATTACCAAACGTTTTCCTGGTGTCGTCGCATTGAAAAACATGTCCATTGGTATCCGGCCGGGAGAGATCCACGGCCTGATCGGTGAGAACGGCGCCGGCAAGTCCACCCTCATCAAGGTGCTCACCGGCGTCCACACGCCTGAGGAGGGCGAGATCTTCGTGGATGGCCAGAAAAAGGCCTTCCGCAATCCCGTCCAATCCCGCGAAGCCGGTATCGCCTGTGTCTACCAGGAGCTGAACATCGTCAAGCAGCTGTCTGTGACGGATAACGTTTTTATGGGACGCGCCATCAAGAAAAACGGCCTTCTGGACTATCCCAGAATGCACGCGGAGGCAGAGGCCGCCCTGAAGACGCTGGGCCATCCGGAAATCAATGTCAGAATGGAAAGCGGCAAGCTGGGCGTGGGCCAGCAGCAGATGGTGGAGATCGCCAAGGCTGTGTCCCTGGACGCCAAGCTGATCATCATGGACGAACCCACCTCCTCTCTGGGCAAGGAAGAGATCGCCCAGCTGATGGAGACTGTCCGTGGCCTCAAGGCCAAGGGCGTGGCCATTTTGTTCGTCTCTCATAAACTGGAGGAGCTCTTCGAGCTGTGCGACCGTGTCACCGTCATGCGGGACGGCGAGCACATCGTCACCGAGGACATCGGCAATATGACCGAGGACTCCCTGATCAACGCCATGGTGGGCCGGACTCTGGACAACCTCTATCCCAAGGAGTTCGGCGTCAAGGGCGACGTGTGGCTGGAGGGCCGGAATCTCAACGAGGCCGGTGTGCTCCACGACGTCTCCTTCCAGGCCCACGCGGGCCAGATCACCGGCTTTGCCGGCCTGGTGGGCGCCGGGCGGACGGAGACCATGCGGGCCGTGTTCGGCGCCGATAAGCTGGACAGCGGCGAGGTCTACGTCAAGGGCGAGAAGGTACATATCCGCTCTCCCAAAGACGCCATCCAGAAAAAGATTGCGTTCCTCACCGAGGATCGCAAGGGCCAGGGCCTGGTGCTGTCCCTGGACGTGCGCACCAACCTGATCCTGGCCAACATGAAGGGCTTTTCCAACGGCCCCTTCCTGAACAAGAGCAAGATCGAGGCCTCCGGCCGGGAAAACGTGGAGGCTCTGAAGATCAAGACCCCGTCTCTGGACGAGGTGACGGCCCAGCTCTCCGGCGGCAACCAGCAGAAGGTGGTCATCGGCAAGTGGGTCAACACCGACGCGGACATCTTCATCTTCGACGAGCCCACCCGCGGCATCGACGTGGGTGCCAAAATCGAGGTTTACCGCGTCATGAACGACCTGGTCAAGGCCGGCAAATGCGTCATCATGGTCTCCTCCGAGCTTCCGGAGATCCTGGCCATGAGCGACCATGTGGTGGTCATGCGGGGCGGCCGCGTCATGGCCAACATTGACCGTGACACCCCGCACTTCAACTCTGAGGATATCATGAAAGCGGCCTGGGGAGGAGAGTTAGACTGA
- a CDS encoding M15 family metallopeptidase has protein sequence MKLATLSNGMKVDARIYADLNAMLSACREDGLRPIVCSAYRTEATQVRLYNNKIARLRSAGWDSATLLQEAARWVAVPGTSEHQTGLALDIVSAGYQLLDEAQEDTAEQKWLMEHCWEYGFILRFPEDKTEITGIGYEPWHYRYVGRETAEAIHKSGLCLEEYLQSLPSAETESAADAQTAGKAAAPAEGGAAGETTSSASRPLVNPAAWKD, from the coding sequence ATGAAGCTGGCCACGCTCTCCAACGGGATGAAGGTGGATGCGCGGATCTATGCGGATCTGAACGCCATGCTCTCCGCCTGCCGCGAGGACGGGCTGCGGCCCATCGTCTGCTCCGCCTACCGGACGGAGGCCACCCAGGTGCGGCTGTACAACAACAAGATCGCCCGTCTCCGTTCCGCTGGGTGGGACAGCGCCACGCTTTTGCAGGAGGCTGCCCGCTGGGTGGCGGTGCCCGGTACCAGCGAGCACCAGACCGGCCTGGCTCTGGACATCGTGTCTGCCGGCTACCAGCTGCTGGACGAGGCCCAGGAGGACACGGCGGAGCAGAAGTGGCTCATGGAGCACTGCTGGGAGTACGGCTTCATCCTCCGCTTCCCGGAGGACAAGACGGAGATCACCGGCATTGGCTATGAGCCCTGGCATTACCGCTATGTGGGCCGGGAGACGGCGGAGGCCATTCACAAGAGCGGCCTGTGTCTGGAGGAATATCTCCAGTCTCTGCCTTCTGCCGAAACAGAGAGTGCTGCCGATGCGCAGACCGCAGGGAAGGCGGCTGCCCCGGCGGAAGGGGGCGCGGCCGGAGAAACCACCTCGTCCGCCAGCCGCCCGCTGGTGAACCCCGCCGCCTGGAAGGATTGA
- a CDS encoding sugar ABC transporter substrate-binding protein, whose protein sequence is MKKLFALFLALIMALSLVACGGDTATEETTDDTATEETTDDAAAASDVEIAVVLKTLSSEYWGYVKAGCDAAAADLGVKVTVVGPGAESEIEQQVAMIEQQIGAGCDAIIVAPNDAGAASGALASSIGVIPVLSVDTNVGIEGQTSFVGTSNVDAAKQGGLWAAEQAGEGAKAVIIYGQEGDNTSNMRREGYEAACAEAGIEVLEALSGQNTTDGATKTMEDLLNAYPDQIDIVLCHNDDTAIGAMNACKSAGVEDMIIVGFDGNQSAVDLILAGEMVKATVAQQPYQMGYQAVEAALKAINDETVDEVINAPVEVVTAENGQEYLDSLAAMKG, encoded by the coding sequence ATGAAAAAACTCTTTGCACTGTTCCTGGCTCTGATCATGGCTCTGTCCCTGGTGGCCTGCGGCGGCGACACCGCTACCGAGGAGACCACTGATGACACCGCCACTGAAGAGACCACTGACGACGCCGCCGCTGCCAGCGACGTGGAGATTGCCGTCGTCCTGAAGACCCTGTCCTCCGAGTACTGGGGCTATGTGAAGGCCGGCTGCGACGCTGCCGCCGCTGACCTGGGCGTCAAGGTGACCGTTGTCGGCCCCGGCGCTGAGAGCGAGATCGAGCAGCAGGTCGCTATGATCGAGCAGCAGATCGGCGCCGGCTGCGACGCCATCATCGTTGCCCCCAATGACGCCGGCGCCGCTTCCGGTGCTCTGGCCAGCTCCATCGGCGTGATCCCCGTTCTGTCCGTCGACACCAACGTTGGCATCGAGGGTCAGACCTCCTTCGTCGGCACCTCCAACGTGGACGCCGCCAAGCAGGGTGGCCTGTGGGCCGCTGAGCAGGCCGGCGAGGGCGCCAAGGCCGTCATCATCTACGGCCAGGAGGGCGACAACACCTCCAACATGCGCCGCGAGGGCTATGAAGCCGCCTGCGCTGAGGCCGGCATCGAGGTTCTGGAGGCTCTGTCCGGCCAGAACACCACTGACGGCGCCACCAAGACCATGGAGGACCTGCTCAACGCCTATCCCGATCAGATCGACATCGTCCTGTGCCACAACGACGACACCGCTATCGGCGCCATGAACGCCTGCAAGTCCGCCGGCGTTGAGGACATGATCATTGTCGGCTTCGACGGCAACCAGTCCGCCGTGGACCTGATCCTGGCCGGCGAGATGGTCAAGGCCACCGTCGCCCAGCAGCCCTATCAGATGGGCTATCAGGCTGTTGAGGCCGCTCTGAAGGCCATCAACGACGAGACCGTGGACGAGGTCATCAACGCCCCCGTCGAGGTCGTCACCGCCGAGAACGGCCAGGAGTACCTGGACAGCCTGGCCGCCATGAAGGGCTAA
- the iolD gene encoding 3D-(3,5/4)-trihydroxycyclohexane-1,2-dione acylhydrolase (decyclizing) has product MKTVRLTMAQALVRFLENQFIEVDGVQTRFVRGMFIIPGHGNVVGLGQALSQEAKHLEVYQGKNEQGMAQAAVAFAKQMKRKQIFAVTSSVGPGAANMVTACGTATANNIPVLVLPGDVYACRQPDPVLQQVEQTHNLSISTNDAFKAVCRYWDRIVRPEQLMSACISAFRTLTDPANTGAVCLAMPQDVEGEAYDYPVSFFAKRVWRLERRPATEAALADAAEAIRKAKHPMLVCGGGVRYSEAHEEFKHFAEALNIPFGETQAGKSAVVWTHPLNLGGLGVTGCSAANDIAKKADLVIGVGTRYTDFTTSSKWLFKDTCKFVNINVSEFQALKLDAIPVVADAKDALPRLEKLLEGYKSGYTTEIQAAKDKWLKELERLDGITFEDKKSWKPIINDANADSAKRFAADLKAGLCQTTVLGAINAMMADEDVAIGAAGSLPGDMQRMWRPRAVDTYNMEYGYSTMGYEVAGALGVKLAIGDKREVYAFCGDGSFNMLHGELVTACQEHKKINICLFDNASFGCINNLQVGHGNVTLCTELRYRNRDGLFGDFMDIDYAKVAEAYGCKAYHVRTMEELVAAFEDAKKVKNRPVLFDIKVLPKTMTDGYGSWWRVGDTEVSERKENLEAYKSHLAHVKDARKY; this is encoded by the coding sequence ATGAAAACCGTTCGTTTGACCATGGCCCAGGCCCTGGTGCGCTTTCTGGAGAACCAGTTCATCGAGGTGGACGGCGTCCAGACCCGCTTTGTCCGCGGCATGTTCATCATCCCCGGCCACGGCAACGTGGTGGGCCTTGGCCAGGCGCTGAGCCAGGAGGCCAAGCACCTGGAGGTCTACCAGGGCAAGAACGAGCAGGGCATGGCCCAGGCGGCCGTGGCCTTTGCCAAGCAGATGAAGCGCAAGCAGATCTTCGCGGTCACCTCCTCCGTGGGCCCCGGCGCCGCCAACATGGTTACCGCCTGCGGCACCGCCACCGCCAACAACATCCCCGTGCTGGTTCTGCCCGGCGACGTGTACGCCTGCCGCCAGCCCGACCCCGTGCTGCAGCAGGTGGAGCAGACCCACAACCTCTCCATCTCCACCAACGACGCCTTCAAGGCCGTGTGCCGCTACTGGGACCGCATTGTCCGTCCCGAGCAGCTGATGAGCGCCTGCATCTCCGCCTTCCGGACTCTGACCGACCCGGCCAACACCGGTGCCGTGTGCCTGGCCATGCCCCAGGACGTGGAGGGCGAGGCCTATGACTACCCCGTGAGCTTCTTCGCCAAGCGCGTGTGGCGCCTGGAGCGCCGCCCTGCCACCGAGGCGGCTCTCGCCGACGCGGCGGAGGCCATCCGCAAGGCCAAGCACCCCATGCTGGTGTGCGGCGGCGGTGTCCGCTACTCCGAGGCCCACGAGGAGTTCAAGCACTTCGCTGAGGCGTTGAACATCCCCTTCGGCGAGACCCAGGCCGGCAAGAGCGCCGTCGTCTGGACCCATCCCCTGAACCTGGGCGGCCTGGGCGTCACCGGCTGCTCCGCCGCCAACGACATCGCCAAGAAGGCGGACCTGGTCATCGGCGTGGGCACCCGCTACACCGACTTCACCACCTCCTCCAAGTGGCTGTTCAAGGACACCTGCAAGTTCGTCAACATCAATGTCTCCGAGTTCCAGGCCCTGAAGCTGGATGCCATCCCCGTGGTGGCTGACGCCAAGGACGCCCTGCCGCGCCTTGAGAAGCTGCTGGAGGGCTACAAGAGCGGCTACACCACCGAGATCCAGGCCGCCAAGGACAAGTGGCTCAAGGAGCTGGAGCGTCTGGACGGCATCACCTTCGAGGACAAGAAGTCCTGGAAGCCCATCATCAACGACGCCAACGCCGACTCCGCCAAGCGCTTTGCCGCCGATCTGAAGGCGGGCCTGTGCCAGACCACCGTTCTGGGTGCCATCAACGCCATGATGGCCGACGAGGATGTGGCCATCGGCGCCGCCGGCTCCCTGCCCGGCGATATGCAGCGTATGTGGCGTCCCCGTGCCGTGGATACCTACAACATGGAGTACGGCTACTCCACCATGGGCTATGAGGTGGCCGGCGCCCTGGGCGTGAAGCTGGCCATCGGCGACAAGCGGGAGGTCTATGCCTTCTGCGGCGACGGCAGCTTCAACATGCTCCATGGCGAGCTGGTCACCGCCTGCCAGGAGCACAAGAAGATCAACATCTGCCTGTTCGACAACGCCAGCTTCGGCTGCATCAACAACCTCCAGGTGGGCCACGGCAACGTGACGCTTTGCACCGAGCTGCGCTACCGCAACCGCGACGGCCTCTTCGGCGACTTTATGGACATCGACTATGCCAAGGTGGCCGAGGCCTACGGCTGCAAGGCCTACCACGTTCGCACCATGGAGGAGCTGGTGGCTGCCTTTGAGGACGCCAAGAAGGTGAAGAACCGCCCCGTGCTGTTCGACATCAAGGTCCTGCCCAAGACCATGACCGATGGCTACGGCTCCTGGTGGCGCGTGGGCGACACCGAGGTCTCCGAGCGCAAGGAGAACCTGGAGGCCTACAAGAGCCACCTGGCTCACGTGAAGGACGCGCGCAAATATTAA
- the iolE gene encoding myo-inosose-2 dehydratase, with protein sequence MFDPNRVFLGIAPIGWCNDDMPELGGENTFQQIVSEMALAGFTGCEIGNKYPKDPVELKKALDLRGMRIASRWYSSFILTRPFEEEEKDFIANLDFLAAVGANRINVSEQSYSIQGQMDTPVLTGGHKHVMDDAEWDRFCDGLNKLGKIAADRGFKLCFHHHMGTVVQTSEETDRMMANTDPRYVFLCYDTGHFTFAGEDPLAMLKKYADRVGHVHLKDMRLPVVEEVKKNNWSFLQAVRNGAFTVPGDGDVDFDPVFKVLADAGYTGWLLVEAEQDPAKANPLEYAMKGRKYIREHTGL encoded by the coding sequence ATGTTTGATCCCAATCGCGTGTTCCTGGGCATCGCGCCCATCGGCTGGTGCAACGACGATATGCCGGAGCTGGGCGGGGAAAACACCTTCCAGCAGATCGTCAGCGAGATGGCCCTGGCGGGCTTCACCGGCTGCGAGATCGGCAACAAGTATCCCAAGGACCCCGTTGAGCTGAAAAAGGCCCTGGATCTGCGGGGCATGCGCATTGCCAGCCGTTGGTATTCCTCCTTTATTCTGACCCGTCCCTTTGAAGAGGAGGAAAAGGACTTCATCGCAAACCTGGACTTCCTGGCCGCCGTGGGCGCCAACCGCATCAACGTCAGCGAGCAGAGCTACTCCATCCAGGGCCAGATGGACACCCCCGTCCTCACCGGCGGCCACAAGCACGTCATGGACGACGCCGAGTGGGACCGCTTCTGCGACGGGCTGAACAAGCTGGGCAAGATCGCCGCGGACCGTGGCTTCAAGCTGTGCTTCCACCATCACATGGGCACCGTGGTCCAGACCAGCGAGGAGACCGACCGCATGATGGCCAACACCGATCCCCGGTATGTGTTCCTGTGCTATGACACCGGCCACTTCACCTTCGCCGGCGAGGATCCCCTGGCCATGCTGAAGAAGTACGCCGACCGGGTGGGCCACGTCCATCTGAAGGATATGCGCCTGCCGGTGGTGGAAGAAGTGAAGAAGAACAACTGGTCCTTCCTCCAGGCCGTCCGCAACGGCGCCTTCACCGTCCCCGGCGACGGCGACGTGGACTTCGACCCCGTGTTCAAGGTCCTGGCGGACGCCGGCTACACCGGCTGGCTGCTGGTGGAGGCCGAGCAGGATCCCGCCAAGGCCAACCCCCTGGAGTATGCCATGAAGGGCCGCAAGTACATCCGGGAGCACACCGGCCTGTAA
- a CDS encoding 5-deoxy-glucuronate isomerase, which produces MTYFNKNAELKNGYNAYIDSAVDDMGTQMDVGLLLMEAGDTYTIEEPEKESAVLLFAGKVTFQWNGETVEADRPDCFHHDAYCLLAPRKTKIVLTAQGHSELYIQKTINEKDYEAVMYSPDKVQVEHKGFAGELMGCMSREIKTFFDLDNAPFSNMVLGEVLNLPGKWSSYPPHHHPQPEVYFYRFDYPDGFGAGFANGEIFKTGHNGCAVINHGFHSQTAAPGYAMCYAWGIRHLDGDPWDKTRIDDPEHAWLWKADANDHIYPNH; this is translated from the coding sequence ATGACCTATTTTAATAAGAACGCAGAACTGAAAAACGGCTACAACGCCTATATCGACTCCGCCGTGGACGACATGGGCACCCAGATGGACGTCGGCCTGCTGCTGATGGAGGCCGGTGACACCTACACCATCGAGGAGCCGGAGAAGGAGAGCGCCGTGCTGCTGTTCGCCGGCAAGGTCACCTTCCAGTGGAACGGCGAGACCGTGGAGGCCGACCGTCCCGACTGCTTCCATCACGACGCCTACTGCCTGCTGGCCCCCCGCAAGACCAAGATCGTCCTGACGGCTCAGGGCCACAGCGAGCTGTATATTCAGAAAACCATCAATGAAAAGGACTACGAGGCCGTCATGTACAGCCCCGACAAGGTCCAGGTGGAGCACAAGGGCTTCGCCGGCGAGCTGATGGGCTGCATGTCCCGGGAGATCAAGACCTTTTTCGACCTGGACAACGCCCCCTTCTCCAACATGGTCCTGGGCGAGGTGCTGAACCTGCCAGGCAAGTGGTCCTCCTATCCGCCCCACCATCATCCCCAGCCGGAGGTCTACTTCTACCGCTTCGACTATCCCGACGGCTTCGGCGCGGGCTTTGCCAACGGTGAGATCTTCAAGACCGGCCACAATGGCTGCGCCGTCATCAACCACGGCTTCCACTCCCAGACCGCCGCGCCGGGCTACGCCATGTGCTATGCCTGGGGCATCCGGCATCTGGACGGCGATCCCTGGGACAAGACCCGTATTGACGATCCCGAGCACGCCTGGCTGTGGAAGGCCGACGCCAACGACCACATCTATCCCAATCACTGA
- a CDS encoding pyridoxal phosphate-dependent aminotransferase, translating into MDLRLNDAVMNVELSGIRRFTFLVRDTPGACALTIGEPDLNTPDPIKEAAKAALDANDTHYPPGNGFPYLLEAISKFEAERHGLHYGPDEILVTVGATEALSATFNTLLNPGDEVIIPTPAFGLYESITRLCRGVPVFLPTEDNGFQIDPAALAAALTPRTKAIILTSPNNPTGCMYSKETLDAIHEVLKDRPVFVICDDVYRTLTYVDGYHSFAEYQDMRDRIVVVQSFSKPYAMTGWRVGYLLADKAVKSRLEVFHQYAVTSVPAFIQPACVKALESDTAPMVEIFRKRRDYIYRRLTDMGFAIQEPQGAFYVFVDVRKYGMDSITFCERMLRESLVGAIPGIYFGTEGYIRLSYCYSDADLKEGLDRIERFIKSL; encoded by the coding sequence ATGGACCTGAGACTCAATGACGCGGTCATGAACGTGGAGCTGTCCGGCATCCGCCGGTTCACCTTTCTGGTGCGGGACACCCCCGGCGCCTGCGCCCTGACCATCGGGGAGCCGGATCTGAACACCCCGGACCCCATCAAGGAGGCCGCCAAGGCCGCCCTGGACGCCAACGACACCCACTATCCGCCCGGAAACGGCTTCCCCTACCTGCTGGAGGCCATCTCCAAGTTTGAGGCGGAGCGCCACGGCCTGCACTACGGCCCCGACGAGATCCTGGTGACCGTGGGCGCCACGGAGGCGCTGTCCGCCACCTTCAACACCCTCCTCAACCCCGGCGACGAGGTCATCATCCCCACCCCCGCCTTCGGCCTGTACGAGTCCATCACCCGCCTGTGCCGGGGCGTGCCGGTGTTCCTGCCCACGGAGGACAACGGCTTCCAGATCGACCCCGCAGCCCTGGCGGCGGCCCTGACCCCCCGGACCAAGGCCATCATCCTGACCTCCCCCAACAACCCCACCGGCTGCATGTACAGCAAAGAGACCCTGGACGCCATCCACGAGGTGCTCAAGGACCGGCCCGTGTTCGTGATCTGCGACGACGTGTACCGGACGCTGACCTATGTGGACGGCTACCACAGTTTTGCCGAGTACCAGGACATGCGGGACCGGATCGTGGTTGTCCAGAGCTTCTCCAAGCCCTATGCCATGACCGGCTGGCGCGTGGGCTACCTGCTGGCGGACAAGGCCGTGAAGAGCCGGCTGGAGGTGTTCCACCAATACGCCGTCACCTCCGTCCCCGCCTTCATCCAGCCCGCCTGCGTCAAGGCCCTGGAGAGCGACACCGCCCCCATGGTGGAGATCTTCCGCAAGCGGCGGGATTACATCTACCGGCGCCTGACCGATATGGGCTTCGCCATCCAGGAGCCTCAGGGCGCCTTCTATGTGTTCGTGGACGTGCGCAAGTACGGCATGGACTCCATCACCTTCTGCGAGCGGATGCTCAGAGAGAGCCTGGTGGGCGCCATCCCCGGCATCTATTTCGGGACCGAGGGGTACATCCGGCTGTCCTACTGCTACTCCGACGCGGACCTGAAAGAGGGCCTGGACCGGATCGAGCGGTTCATCAAGAGCCTGTAA
- a CDS encoding Gfo/Idh/MocA family oxidoreductase yields the protein MDKVLKIGIIGCGAIGKDHCRRIIETVPGATVVAVSDYVAAAADDTAAKYGIRSYGNDCDGMIKDPEVEAVVITSIDPTHHDYVMKTLAEEKWCFCEKPLSQNAKDCEEIINRELEIGKRLVQVGFMRHYDRGYAEMKRIIDSGEIGKPLLIKACHRNVSQGPGFKTENGVTNVAIHELDICRWLLDDEYEDVQCVKVRQSSNSDKGYDNPQVMLMRTKKGCFIDVEVQVADGYGYDIQCEVVCENGTVKLPDPYAVVCRSRPAGWDSVKPAESMPIMTDWKERFIEAYDIEFCKWVESVHAGKLTGPSSWDGYVACVAGDALNASRGTSQFLKVETMEKPELYK from the coding sequence ATGGATAAGGTTCTGAAAATCGGCATCATCGGCTGCGGCGCCATCGGCAAGGATCACTGCCGCCGCATCATCGAGACCGTCCCCGGCGCCACCGTCGTGGCTGTCAGCGACTATGTGGCCGCCGCTGCCGACGACACCGCAGCCAAGTACGGTATCCGCTCCTACGGCAACGACTGCGACGGCATGATCAAGGATCCCGAGGTCGAGGCCGTGGTCATCACCTCCATCGATCCCACCCACCATGACTACGTTATGAAGACCCTGGCCGAGGAGAAGTGGTGCTTCTGCGAGAAGCCCCTGAGCCAGAACGCCAAGGACTGCGAGGAGATCATCAACCGCGAGCTGGAGATCGGCAAGCGCCTGGTCCAGGTGGGCTTCATGCGCCACTATGACCGCGGCTACGCCGAGATGAAGCGCATCATCGACTCCGGCGAGATCGGCAAGCCCCTGCTGATCAAGGCCTGCCACCGCAACGTCTCCCAGGGCCCGGGCTTCAAGACCGAGAACGGCGTCACCAACGTGGCCATCCACGAGCTGGACATCTGCCGCTGGCTGCTGGACGACGAGTATGAGGACGTCCAGTGCGTCAAGGTCCGCCAGTCCTCCAACTCCGACAAGGGCTACGACAATCCCCAGGTCATGCTGATGCGCACCAAGAAGGGCTGCTTCATCGACGTGGAGGTCCAGGTGGCCGACGGCTACGGCTACGACATCCAGTGCGAGGTGGTCTGCGAGAACGGCACCGTGAAGCTGCCCGACCCCTACGCCGTGGTCTGCCGCTCCCGTCCGGCCGGCTGGGACAGCGTGAAGCCCGCCGAGTCCATGCCCATCATGACCGACTGGAAGGAGCGCTTCATCGAGGCCTATGACATCGAGTTCTGCAAGTGGGTGGAGTCCGTCCACGCCGGCAAGCTCACCGGTCCCTCCAGCTGGGACGGCTACGTGGCCTGCGTGGCCGGCGACGCGCTGAACGCCTCCCGCGGCACCTCCCAGTTCCTGAAGGTGGAGACCATGGAGAAGCCCGAGCTGTACAAGTAA
- a CDS encoding metallophosphoesterase family protein — protein MKILVLSDSHGAIEPMEHAVERTQPRMIFHLGDCWRDAERLQGRFPQIPLQQVPGNCDFRSQEPAERLLCIEDFRILLCHGHTYGVKQSLTAAGFAAEEKNLDLFLFGHTHRPLVDRRGKTLFLNPGSIGDWRRPTYGVVTIAGGKLDGSICLLE, from the coding sequence ATGAAGATATTGGTGCTTTCCGACTCCCACGGAGCCATAGAGCCCATGGAGCACGCCGTGGAGCGCACACAGCCCCGGATGATCTTCCACCTGGGAGACTGCTGGCGGGACGCTGAGCGGCTCCAGGGCCGCTTTCCCCAGATCCCGCTGCAGCAGGTGCCCGGCAACTGCGATTTCCGCTCCCAGGAGCCGGCGGAACGGCTGCTCTGCATCGAGGACTTCCGCATCCTCCTATGCCACGGGCACACCTACGGCGTCAAACAATCCCTGACCGCCGCCGGCTTTGCTGCCGAGGAGAAAAACCTGGATCTGTTTCTCTTCGGCCACACCCACCGTCCCCTGGTGGACCGGCGGGGCAAGACGCTGTTTCTCAATCCCGGCAGCATCGGCGACTGGCGGCGGCCCACCTATGGGGTGGTTACCATCGCCGGCGGTAAGCTGGACGGGAGCATCTGTTTGCTGGAGTGA